The genomic region TTAGTTCCTGTCGCAAGGCTTTGCCTCTTGTAGATCTGTGTGGATTCATTAAATTGTATGTTTTATTCTACTGTTTGCAGTGCCATGGTTGGTAGCAGCAAACCCTGTAAATTATGGCCGGCCATGTCAGCTTTCCTGTGTGGAAGCTTTGTCAGCAGCCCTCATAATATGGTAAATTTTCTAGCCTCACTTATCTAGAATTGTTTGTTAAGCTATTGATGTAGATAAAAAAATCATAAGTTGGTGCTTTGAGCTATGATATTACTTCTAGGCTTTTGAGATGTGACAGTTTTGGGCATTTTGTTGTTGACGAACTGGTTTAGTGCCTAAACTTTCTCCCAAATGTTCAGTTAAATTGTACTTCCTCcgatcctaaatataagtctttttagaaatttcaataagaactacatacggatgtatatagacatatcttagagtgtagattcactcattttgctccgtatgtagtccgcattgggatctctaaaaagacttgtatttaggaacggagggagtaggtctgAATCTATGGTGTGACATATCCAGCGTGTGAATTCGTGGTTCAGGATAGTGCTAGTTATTTTCTGCCATGGTTTTAGCTTATGTTATAACTATATTCGCAGTGGGGAGGAAGAGACAGGAGAACAGCTGCTTGCGAAATTCAAGTGGGGTCACTCATTCTTATCACTTAACAGGTCAGTCCACTAACTACTTTTTTGTATCACATGTAGGTTTGTAATGAAGTTTAGACTATGTACACCATTCTACTTATTTATGGGTAGTGTAAGCAATGAGATGGTTGAATGTACCATTGTCCTGCAAGACGCAAAACCCAATGATTGTTAGTATTACATAGATGAAGCAAATTAATTTCTGGTCATACATGCTAACTGCTGACCTAATCACTAGCAATCAGTGATGGTGCCACGATAGGGCACTTTGCTGCATATTTAGTTTATCCAGCATTCAATCATCTTAGTTTGAATGCAATACCCAAATTGTGCACTATCTACCCTTCACATTAACTAGCCTGAATTCTTCATACAGAACATGTTTCATTTACGTAATGTATTAGGTCAGGTTTTCACACCATTTCCCTTGTAATAATGTGCAGGGATCTGCTGAAAGCATACTCCAAGTGTGAAAATGGCACCGAGATAATCAACGTGCAGAACTCGTGGCTGTCAAGCGCATCTAGTGTTTCAAAGTCACCTGTAAACGGTAACAACCACATTGCATCTCAGAGCATTAGAATTTTGGCAAAAATCTATCCATACGCAAATTGTGCTAAGATTGGTTCTGCGGACATTGATTTTACTTTTGTTGTTATTTGTGCATCACAGTGGCAGATAAACCACACCGAAGCACAGAGGAAGGATCAGATTCTGAATCTGACGATGGCTTGCCCCCTCTGGAAGAGAACATGAACCACTTGGACCTTAGCGAGGACGAAGAAAGTGAAGAGGAAAGTGAAACTGAAAACGAAGGGATTACCAACGCAAAATGATGTTTGTTtgtccgaatcaaaataagatccaGGTCTCTTGAGGTGTTGGTCGTGGATCTGAAAACAATCTATCTCTGTACACTCGTATTGCTTGCTTGCTTCGTGTAACAGTAGATGTATTTTTCTTTTCAGGGATTCGTGTACCAGTATATGTAAGTGTAAACTGTAAACACACACTCTCTTTGAGAACACGAGTGCGTTTATTTAGACCATATATATGTTCCCATTATTGTTCCATCCGTATATTAACCAATGAGCACTCTCATTAGAGCATACATATATGATTGTCCAGTACATAAACGTAGTTGATCAGCACGAGCCTGTATGTATCCTCACGTGTCAACGCGTCGTCGTATCTCGCAGCGTTATTGTACGAACGTGCGTGCGTATGCATGAATgagtaagcaaaaaggtgctgcgcCACTGCACGATACGAGACGTACGACGGTCGACGGAGGGTTCAGGCGAGGAAGCTGGTGAGCCTGGCGCAGGCCTCGACGACCCGGTCCCGGCTGTTGAAGGCGCTGACCCTGACGAAGCCCTCGCCGCCGGGGCCGAAGCCGCTCCCCGGCACGGTGATGACGTGCGTCTTCTCGAGGATCTCGGCGAACACGTCCCAGGAGCGGCGGCCGGGGAAGAGGCGCACCCAGACGTAGGGCGAGTCGTCGCCGCCGTACACCTCCTTGCCCAGCGCCTGGAAGGTGCCCACCAGCACCCGCGCGTTCTCCTTGTACCCGGCCACCACGCGCGCCACGGCGGCGCGGCCCTCCTCCGTGGCCAGGCACGCCAGCCCGCCCGCCTGCGCCACGCTGGACGCGCCGTTGAAGCAGGTGGTCACCACGCGGTCGAAGTCCCGGGCCACGCGGGTGCCGTCGGCGTAGAGCAGCTCGTCGGGCACCACGGCCCACCCCAGCCGCACCCCCGTGAACCCGGCGAACTTGGAGAAGGAGGAGATCTCGATGGCCACCTCCCGCGCCCCCGGCACCTCGTAGATGGACCGCGgcttgtcgccgtcgtcgccgccggcgCCGGGGGAGACGTAGGAGGCGTAGGCGGAGTCGAAGACGACGATGGAGCCGTTGCGGCGCGCGAAGTCGACGAGCTGCCGCAGCTGGTCGCGGGAGGCGGCGTGGCCCGTGGGGTTGTTGGGCGAGCAGAAGAAGATGACGTCGGTGCGGCGGACGCGCGAGAGGTCCGGGAAGAAGGCGTTCTCCGGCGCGCACCGCATGTACTCGATCCCGGCGTACCGGCTGCCGCCGGACTCCTCGTCGACCGCCGCCGGCCCCGTCTGCCCCATGATCACGCCGTTGTCCACGTACCCCGGGAACGTGGGGTCCTGCACGGCGATGGTCACGTCCCGCCCGAACATCATCTGCATCACAAGGATGGAGAAACAAGGTGAGGTTTTTACATTTACTTGGAACACCGAACCTCGATCGTTCATGGAAACCGGTGGGTTTGCTGAACCTGAAGGCGCGCAATGTCGCACTGCGCTCCGTCGGAGATGAACACCTCGGTGTCTCGTATCCCCATGTTTGGGTACACTACGTCAGCGATGGCCTTCCTCAGACTCTGCATGCACATGCATGTGTTAGTTTTCTGAGGCGCTTCATCATCTCTTGTTACGGTTAGAACTTAGAAGCCTTTTCTTCAAGAACAGTATGATGGTAAATAAAAGAGTATTTTACTGCAGACTGCAGATTAATaaattaccttctggccttgctcTGGCCCATAGCCTTGGTACCCTTCGGGAGTTGATAACGCAAGCGCGTACTGCAAGAATAGGAGGAAATTTTGTAAGCCATGAACAGTTAATCCTTCAGCCAAAACTGTTCTGGAAACAAATTTGTTGGTCAATTTCAGCTAGCCACGTAGAAGTAAGTATCAAAGTCAAGCAGCGCAAGCAAGCAAAGCGTAAATCTGTTGTCGGTTCTCAGTCGTCGCCTTTTCGTTGTGTGATGTAACAGAACAAGCATGGCCGGCCACATAAAATGATAAAATGCAGTGTATATCTGCTGGACACAGCCATGCATTAGCTGATCAGTAGTAATACGAGATTTGCAAGCACTTTCAGCGTACTTATTCCAGGATTAGGGTTGGCCAGGCGCAGATGTAGTGCAACAAGCATGCGATCGATCATCACAAATTAAAGATCGAGCACAAATCTGGTAGCATAGACTAGTCCACGAGGACCGCTTATACACATGCATAGTTACATAGAGCAGCCGTGCACATGCAGTGGCAGGCACCTTATCCTACCGTGCCTGTGATATAGTATCTCCTGGACCCGATCAGAGATGAATGATGCAAGTACACCTAAATAATCTTCTCGTATCCACTTCCAATTTTAGGGGGTTTGTGGCAGCACAGACGAGGAAAATCAAAGGTGCGGGCAGGCTTGACAAAGAAAGAAAGGTTGCATTGCATGGTAGGCATGGAAGCAGACAAATGTATGCAGCATGTAAAGAAAGAGACTGCCATTGGAGATAAGGGTTTGACAAGTCCAATCTGATGCTGTTGTATGATGGAGCTTCAGAATCTAGTTAGCTAGGCTTGCACTGTTGCACTTGCTGTCTATCACGACGACGTACGACACGTGGTCTCCTTCTCTGCTTGGGAGAAAGGTCTTCTGTGCACGTGTATACATGTAGTTAACCAGCGAGGATCAGATATGTCACCCTAATTAATACTAGTATCTATAAAAATTGTTTGGAGCATTCGGCAGAGGACTACTGATGATGGGATGCAGAGCAAGGATGGACAATATGGTCTTGGTGGCCAATGACATGTATATACTCTATATAGTACTAGTAGTTAATTAGTGTAGTTGGTGAATTATCTTGGCCGTTGCAGTACCAGGAATTTAACCTAGCTATCCAGGTTCCTGCCAACCATTCCCTTTATGATATACATATGTATGCCTTGTACAAAGATCGTCAGAAATATCCATGCAATTATTGGGCATTTGCACATGAAATAGACTTTTGAGGATGAAAATAGACTCGACTAATTAATCAGCTCCCGTGTTGTATTTGGCTAGCACTGCAGGGGTA from Triticum aestivum cultivar Chinese Spring chromosome 4A, IWGSC CS RefSeq v2.1, whole genome shotgun sequence harbors:
- the LOC123084962 gene encoding 18S rRNA aminocarboxypropyltransferase, producing MGYHRNRRGRGSSSSSSSSSSRRTKQEASCDDAPGTSLPRQEDNAEEESNSPKIQLAMWDFGQCDAKRCTGRKLSRFGLLKELRVTNGFGGVVLSPVGTHCVSKEDHPIVQRKGLAVVDCSWARLDDVPFVKLRCGAPRLLPWLVAANPVNYGRPCQLSCVEALSAALIICGEEETGEQLLAKFKWGHSFLSLNRDLLKAYSKCENGTEIINVQNSWLSSASSVSKSPVNVADKPHRSTEEGSDSESDDGLPPLEENMNHLDLSEDEESEEESETENEGITNAK
- the LOC123084961 gene encoding aminotransferase ALD1 homolog isoform X1, which gives rise to MPTNMISNRVLEKDVLPLDVEPPAKRGPASRTSVRRNPNMEKLQNGYLFPEISMRREAHEKKYPDAKVISLGIGDTTQPIPSIVTSAMAEYALALSTPEGYQGYGPEQGQKSLRKAIADVVYPNMGIRDTEVFISDGAQCDIARLQMMFGRDVTIAVQDPTFPGYVDNGVIMGQTGPAAVDEESGGSRYAGIEYMRCAPENAFFPDLSRVRRTDVIFFCSPNNPTGHAASRDQLRQLVDFARRNGSIVVFDSAYASYVSPGAGGDDGDKPRSIYEVPGAREVAIEISSFSKFAGFTGVRLGWAVVPDELLYADGTRVARDFDRVVTTCFNGASSVAQAGGLACLATEEGRAAVARVVAGYKENARVLVGTFQALGKEVYGGDDSPYVWVRLFPGRRSWDVFAEILEKTHVITVPGSGFGPGGEGFVRVSAFNSRDRVVEACARLTSFLA
- the LOC123084961 gene encoding aminotransferase ALD1 homolog isoform X2: MPTNMISKVLEKDVLPLDVEPPAKRGPASRTSVRRNPNMEKLQNGYLFPEISMRREAHEKKYPDAKVISLGIGDTTQPIPSIVTSAMAEYALALSTPEGYQGYGPEQGQKSLRKAIADVVYPNMGIRDTEVFISDGAQCDIARLQMMFGRDVTIAVQDPTFPGYVDNGVIMGQTGPAAVDEESGGSRYAGIEYMRCAPENAFFPDLSRVRRTDVIFFCSPNNPTGHAASRDQLRQLVDFARRNGSIVVFDSAYASYVSPGAGGDDGDKPRSIYEVPGAREVAIEISSFSKFAGFTGVRLGWAVVPDELLYADGTRVARDFDRVVTTCFNGASSVAQAGGLACLATEEGRAAVARVVAGYKENARVLVGTFQALGKEVYGGDDSPYVWVRLFPGRRSWDVFAEILEKTHVITVPGSGFGPGGEGFVRVSAFNSRDRVVEACARLTSFLA